In a single window of the Mus musculus strain C57BL/6J chromosome 6, GRCm38.p6 C57BL/6J genome:
- the Gimap3 gene encoding GTPase IMAP family member 3: protein METLQNVVTGGKKGGCTSGSRPLRILLVGKSGCGKSATGNSLLRRPAFESRLRGQSVTRTSQAETGTWEGRSILVVDTPPIFESKAQNQDMDKDIGDCYLLCAPGPHVLLLVTQLGRFTAEDVMAVRMVKEVFGVGVMRHMIVLFTRKEDLAEKSLEEFVTHTDNRSLRSLVQECGRRYCAFNNRASGEEQQGQLAELMALVRRLEQECEGSFHSNDLFLHAETLLREGYSVHQEAYRCYLAKVRQEVEKQRWELEEQEGSWVLKVLPIGKKLEVLHSDFCWYLVLAILIFFVFFFLLFYV, encoded by the exons atggaaacacttCAGAATGTTGTAACAG GCGGAAAGAAAGGTGGCTGCACCTCAGGGTCAAGGCCACTGAGGATCCTCCTGGTGGGCAAATCTGGCTGCGGTAAAAGCGCCACAGGGAACAGCCTCCTCCGACGACCAGCATTCGAGTCCAGGCTCAGAGGCCAGTCTGTGACAAGGACCagccaggcagagacaggcacatgGGAGGGGAGGAGCATCCTAGTGGTAGACACACCCCCCATCTTTGAGTCAAAGGCCCAGAACCAAGACATGGACAAGGACATCGGAGACTGCTACCTGCTGTGTGCCCCAGGCCCCCATGTGTTGTTGCTGGTGACCCAGCTGGGACGCTTCACAGCTGAAGATGTCATGGCTGTGAGGATGGTGAAGGAGGTCTTTGGGGTAGGGGTCATGAGGCACATGATCGTCCTCTTCACCCGCAAGGAAGACCTGGCAGAGAAGTCCTTGGAAGAGTTTGTGACCCACACTGACAACCGCAGCCTGCGCAGCCTGGTTCAGGAGTGTGGGAGGAGGTACTGTGCCTTCAACAACAGGGCCTCTGGGGAGGAGCAGCAAGGGCAGCTGGCAGAGCTCATGGCCCTGGTGAGGAGGCTGGAACAGGAGTGTGAAGGCTCCTTCCACAGCAATGACCTCTTCCTTCATGCCGAGACACTCCTTAGAGAAGGTTACAGTGTGCACCAGGAAGCCTATAGGTGCTACCTGGCCAAGGTGAGGCAGGAGGTGGAGAAACAGAGGTGGGAGCTGGAGGAGCAGGAGGGCAGCTGGGTCCTCAAGGTCCTCCCCATAGGCAAAAAGTTGGAGGTGTTGCATTcagatttttgttggtatttggtGTTGGCCATATTAATCTTCttcgttttcttttttctcttattttatgtttaa